One genomic segment of Rivularia sp. PCC 7116 includes these proteins:
- a CDS encoding C40 family peptidase: MVSQEELQVNVEYVTEADLNIYDSPECKDLSTQAEKGRHLNVILDTLNSTSVQVCLCEDDYPGWLSISDLKSLSPAVEPLQIKSFSEAQIKKLIPEVIAFTRKAMQQPNYYLWGGTVGPNFDCSGLMQKAFASVGIRLPRDAYQQEAFLKQVCTVENFDANSLQEGDLIFFGTPQKATHVGLYLGDDKYIHSSGKDKGRNGIGIDLLSEQGDEVSQSYYKQLRGVGRVVSSYIPQKG, from the coding sequence ATGGTCTCTCAAGAGGAATTGCAAGTAAACGTTGAATACGTAACTGAAGCCGATTTGAATATCTACGATTCTCCCGAATGCAAGGACTTATCAACTCAAGCTGAGAAAGGAAGGCATCTAAATGTAATCTTAGACACTTTAAATTCCACCTCCGTACAGGTATGCTTGTGTGAAGATGATTATCCCGGTTGGTTGTCGATAAGCGATCTGAAATCATTATCACCAGCAGTTGAACCATTGCAAATTAAATCATTTTCTGAAGCCCAAATAAAGAAACTGATACCCGAAGTTATCGCATTTACTCGCAAAGCTATGCAACAACCAAATTACTACCTTTGGGGTGGTACTGTGGGGCCGAATTTTGATTGCTCGGGGCTGATGCAAAAAGCTTTTGCTTCTGTAGGGATTCGCTTACCAAGAGATGCTTACCAGCAAGAAGCATTTCTAAAACAAGTTTGTACTGTAGAGAATTTTGATGCAAACTCTTTACAGGAAGGTGATTTAATATTTTTTGGGACTCCTCAAAAAGCAACTCATGTAGGGCTTTATTTGGGAGATGATAAATACATCCATAGTTCTGGTAAAGATAAAGGACGAAATGGTATTGGAATTGACCTTCTTTCGGAACAGGGAGACGAGGTTAGTCAGTCATATTACAAACAGCTACGTGGTGTCGGAAGGGTAGTAAGCAGTTACATCCCGCAAAAAGGCTAA
- a CDS encoding alkene reductase yields MTTATASNLELLSPATLGDMKLENRMILAPLTRCRAGNGFVPQPMNTIYYAQRASAGLIISEATQVARNGLGYANTPGIYNREQIEGWKQITKAVHNKGGKIFLQLWHAGRVAHPALLEEGDIPVAPSAIAADYLADLPEGQFPHVTPRELKLEEIPGIIEQFRQGAKNALEAGFDGVEIHAGNGYLPDQFLQDNANHRTDEYGGSIENRARFLLEITQAAIDVWGRERVGVRLSPSSIFNDMHDSNPAATFGYVAEQLNRLEIAYLHIVEPRIKGNVTIEDDGTGLGAKFFRPIFKETIITAGGYTRETGEEFIKDNHADFIAYGRLFVSNPDLPKRFALNAELNKYDRSTFYTSGEEGYIDYPSLESE; encoded by the coding sequence ATGACTACCGCAACTGCTAGCAACCTCGAATTACTTTCTCCCGCTACTTTGGGTGATATGAAATTAGAAAATCGAATGATTCTCGCTCCTTTAACTCGCTGTCGTGCGGGTAATGGTTTTGTCCCCCAACCGATGAATACTATTTATTATGCTCAACGGGCTTCTGCTGGATTAATTATTAGTGAAGCAACTCAAGTAGCTCGTAACGGACTTGGTTATGCCAACACACCAGGGATTTACAATCGAGAACAAATAGAAGGTTGGAAACAAATTACCAAAGCCGTACACAATAAAGGTGGCAAAATATTTTTACAGCTATGGCACGCAGGAAGAGTTGCTCATCCAGCTTTACTGGAAGAAGGTGACATACCCGTTGCTCCCAGTGCTATTGCTGCTGATTATCTAGCCGATCTTCCTGAAGGACAATTTCCCCACGTAACTCCTAGAGAATTAAAGTTAGAGGAAATTCCTGGAATTATCGAGCAGTTTCGACAAGGAGCGAAAAACGCATTAGAAGCTGGTTTTGATGGAGTAGAAATTCATGCTGGAAATGGCTATTTACCCGACCAATTTCTACAGGATAATGCGAATCATAGAACTGATGAATATGGTGGTTCGATAGAAAATAGAGCGCGTTTTCTTTTGGAAATTACTCAAGCAGCAATAGATGTTTGGGGTAGAGAAAGAGTAGGTGTACGCTTATCTCCTAGCAGTATTTTTAACGATATGCATGATTCCAATCCGGCTGCCACTTTCGGTTATGTTGCCGAACAATTGAATCGCTTAGAAATAGCTTATCTTCACATAGTTGAACCGCGCATCAAAGGTAATGTAACTATTGAAGATGACGGTACGGGTTTAGGAGCAAAATTTTTCCGCCCCATTTTTAAGGAAACAATTATTACCGCAGGGGGTTACACTCGCGAAACGGGAGAAGAATTCATCAAAGATAATCATGCTGATTTTATAGCATACGGTCGTTTATTTGTTTCCAATCCCGATTTACCCAAACGTTTCGCTTTGAATGCCGAACTTAATAAATACGACCGCAGTACTTTCTATACCAGTGGAGAAGAGGGATATATTGATTATCCCAGTTTGGAGAGTGAGTAG
- a CDS encoding serine hydrolase, translating to MFFKHDEQLEQLGNGILEATWAKFPTLARNQIALTWIIYDPPVPVNTGGALTPNAFWNHSVRGFNYRGGERIYPASVIKLFYLLAVHEWLEKGMVENSEELQRALRDMIVDSSNDATSLIVDVLTGTTSGPELPPGPFETWKQQRHLVNRYLQSLGWEELQAVNVCQKTWGDGPYGRERAFYGQLLENRNMLTTNAIARLLHAIVGGVAVSATRSQEMMNVMKRSLNPDELPKDVEEDQITGFLGSSLPQAAKIWSKGGWTSSVFHDVAYIEIPDKRPYLLIVFTEGKANAKSREILPFVSGQVMEAVSGME from the coding sequence ATGTTTTTTAAGCACGACGAACAACTAGAACAACTCGGTAATGGTATTTTAGAGGCTACTTGGGCTAAATTTCCTACGTTAGCTCGTAACCAAATTGCCTTAACTTGGATTATTTACGACCCTCCGGTACCTGTAAATACTGGTGGTGCTTTAACTCCCAATGCTTTCTGGAATCATTCTGTACGCGGTTTTAATTATCGTGGTGGAGAAAGAATTTATCCGGCTTCTGTAATCAAGCTGTTTTATTTACTTGCAGTACATGAATGGCTGGAGAAAGGCATGGTTGAGAACTCAGAAGAGTTACAGCGAGCCTTGCGGGATATGATTGTAGATTCTAGTAATGATGCTACCAGCTTAATTGTAGATGTACTAACTGGTACAACTTCCGGCCCAGAATTACCCCCCGGACCTTTTGAAACGTGGAAACAGCAGCGTCATCTTGTGAACCGCTACTTACAATCTTTAGGCTGGGAAGAATTACAGGCAGTAAATGTATGCCAAAAAACCTGGGGTGATGGCCCATACGGAAGAGAACGGGCATTTTACGGACAGTTATTAGAAAATCGCAATATGTTAACTACTAACGCGATCGCGAGATTATTGCACGCTATCGTTGGTGGGGTTGCAGTCAGCGCCACACGTTCCCAAGAAATGATGAATGTCATGAAGCGCAGTTTAAATCCTGATGAATTACCCAAAGATGTAGAAGAAGACCAAATTACTGGTTTTTTAGGTAGTAGTCTTCCCCAAGCAGCGAAAATATGGTCAAAAGGTGGCTGGACTTCTTCTGTATTTCACGACGTGGCTTATATTGAGATACCAGACAAGCGTCCTTATCTATTAATTGTATTTACAGAAGGGAAAGCAAACGCTAAAAGTCGAGAAATTTTACCTTTTGTTTCTGGGCAGGTTATGGAAGCGGTTAGCGGTATGGAATAG